A single region of the Chromatiales bacterium genome encodes:
- a CDS encoding hydantoinase B/oxoprolinase family protein, whose product MTNGSNHRTNGQKADNQKWFFWIDRGGTFTDVVAKNTAGEWLVHKLLSENPQCYADAALQGMRDVLDISATTPIPTESIAEVRMGTTVATNALLERKGERIVLVVSKGFADSLRIAYQTRPKLFDLDIKLPNPLYESVIEIDERVDAQGNVLKAIDTKATKQALELAYQDGIRSCAVCFMHGYKYPSHEKMLRQIAEQIGYQQISVSHEVSPMIKFVGRGGTTVVDAYLSPVLLRYVHHISKALPKVPIFFMQSSGGLIAAENFRAGDSLLSGPAGGIVGAVKAGLQAQLKNIISFDMGGTSTDVSHFCGDYERAYDSHIAGIHLQAPMLNIHTIAAGGGSIVKFSNGRYQVGPESAGANPGPASYRNGGPLTLTDCNLILGRIQPHYFPKLFGSDSKQSVDVDIVAQKFATLTEEINLKTGSNRSMHEVASGFLAVAVNNMAQAIKKISVQRGYDLSHYALCCFGGAGGQHACQVADVLGIQQILIHPLASVLSAYGIGHTNLSALRTRTVELPIAEKDSEVLNQIWRTLAEQAIAEITQHSTDSNHIQIHRRVHICYQGSDYTLEIDFDKHKNLRKTFEALHKQRFGFILPDTSLIIANLSLEAVKATHSETDLYEMAELQTKKETEPIAIKLYTGEGLREAMLHERQTLAPHQSIKGPALIVEANQTIVVEPQWQAQITERNDLLIEKQTSPDKHAITLINNDAMAADPVKIEIFNHLYMSIAEQMGITLANTAHSINIKERLDFSCAIFDRNGSLIANAPHVPVHLGSMGETVRSVIKQSSDTMKDGDVYVLNSPYHGGTHLPDITVITPLFYHQSKQPLFYVACRGHHADIGGITPGSMPPNSQHIEEEGVLIDNFLLVQNGCFAEVALRKMLQQATWPARNIDTNIDDLKAQISANYKGIAELKNMINDYGLQTVCAYIQHIQDNAEQAVRDTIKNLSNGQFVYPLEHGGIIKVAISVSKDKKSAVVDFTGTSPQSDTNFNAPSAVARAAVLYVFRTLVNADIPLNEGCLKPIQLIIPQGSLLSPDYPAAVVAGNVETSQAIVNALYGALGILAASQGTMNNVTFGNEQFQYYETLCGGAGAGANFDGADAVHTHMTNSRLTDPEVLESRFPVLLESFSIRKNSGGNGKHRGGSGVLRKILFLEEMSTSIVASHRTIAPFGLNGGSPGLCGHNSVQRKDGSIERLAASATVAMQAGDKLIIETPGGGGFGKP is encoded by the coding sequence ATGACGAACGGCAGCAATCATAGGACGAACGGACAAAAAGCAGATAATCAGAAGTGGTTTTTTTGGATTGATAGAGGAGGCACATTCACCGATGTAGTTGCCAAAAACACTGCAGGTGAATGGCTAGTACATAAATTGCTGTCGGAAAATCCGCAGTGTTATGCCGATGCAGCGTTGCAAGGTATGCGAGATGTACTAGACATTTCCGCTACGACGCCGATACCTACCGAAAGTATTGCAGAGGTGCGTATGGGCACGACGGTGGCAACTAACGCACTGTTGGAACGCAAAGGTGAACGTATCGTATTAGTAGTGAGTAAAGGGTTCGCCGATTCGTTGCGTATTGCTTATCAAACACGACCGAAATTATTTGACTTAGATATTAAGCTGCCCAACCCACTATATGAATCGGTTATAGAAATAGACGAACGCGTAGACGCGCAAGGTAATGTATTAAAAGCGATCGATACAAAAGCTACAAAACAGGCACTTGAGTTGGCTTATCAAGACGGCATACGCAGTTGTGCAGTATGCTTTATGCACGGTTATAAATATCCGTCACACGAAAAAATGCTTCGCCAAATTGCTGAGCAAATCGGCTACCAACAAATATCTGTTTCGCACGAGGTGAGCCCGATGATAAAGTTTGTTGGTCGCGGCGGCACAACGGTGGTCGATGCATATTTGTCTCCGGTATTGCTGCGCTATGTACACCACATATCCAAAGCCTTGCCTAAAGTGCCTATTTTTTTCATGCAATCAAGCGGTGGGCTGATAGCCGCAGAGAATTTTCGTGCCGGCGATAGCTTGTTATCAGGACCGGCAGGAGGCATAGTCGGCGCCGTAAAAGCCGGCTTACAAGCGCAGTTAAAAAATATAATTAGCTTTGATATGGGCGGCACATCCACTGATGTCTCGCACTTTTGTGGAGACTACGAACGCGCTTACGATAGTCACATAGCTGGTATACATCTGCAGGCTCCAATGCTGAATATACACACGATTGCGGCCGGCGGCGGTTCGATAGTCAAGTTTAGCAACGGCCGCTATCAAGTAGGCCCCGAATCAGCGGGAGCCAACCCCGGCCCGGCGAGCTACCGCAACGGAGGTCCTTTAACTTTAACCGACTGTAATCTCATTTTAGGACGTATACAGCCGCATTATTTTCCTAAGTTGTTCGGTAGCGATAGTAAACAGAGTGTAGATGTAGATATAGTTGCGCAAAAATTCGCTACCTTAACCGAAGAAATTAATCTAAAAACTGGTAGCAATCGCTCAATGCACGAAGTTGCATCGGGATTTCTTGCGGTTGCCGTTAACAACATGGCACAAGCTATCAAAAAAATATCAGTGCAACGCGGCTATGATCTAAGCCATTATGCGCTATGTTGCTTCGGTGGTGCTGGCGGCCAACATGCCTGCCAAGTAGCCGATGTGTTAGGCATACAACAAATACTGATACATCCGTTAGCAAGCGTATTATCCGCTTACGGCATAGGGCATACGAACTTAAGTGCATTGCGCACCCGTACCGTTGAATTGCCTATAGCAGAAAAAGACAGTGAAGTCCTTAACCAAATATGGCGCACGCTAGCCGAACAGGCGATAGCCGAGATTACCCAACACAGCACTGACTCAAACCATATTCAAATCCATAGACGCGTACACATATGTTATCAAGGTAGCGACTATACACTGGAGATTGATTTTGACAAGCATAAAAATTTACGCAAAACATTTGAAGCACTACACAAACAGCGGTTTGGCTTTATACTGCCCGATACATCGCTTATTATTGCCAACCTTTCGTTAGAAGCGGTAAAAGCCACGCACTCCGAAACCGATCTGTATGAGATGGCAGAACTGCAGACAAAAAAAGAAACAGAACCCATAGCCATCAAACTCTACACCGGTGAAGGTTTAAGAGAAGCTATGTTGCACGAACGTCAAACACTCGCCCCCCATCAATCTATTAAGGGGCCTGCTTTGATAGTTGAGGCAAACCAAACCATAGTCGTAGAACCACAGTGGCAAGCTCAAATTACCGAACGCAACGACCTATTGATAGAAAAGCAGACAAGCCCTGATAAGCACGCAATAACTTTGATAAACAACGATGCAATGGCAGCTGACCCAGTTAAGATAGAAATTTTTAATCATTTATATATGTCAATCGCCGAACAAATGGGCATCACGCTGGCAAACACTGCACACTCGATTAATATCAAAGAGCGGTTGGATTTTTCATGCGCGATATTCGACCGCAACGGTAGCTTGATTGCCAACGCACCGCATGTGCCGGTGCATTTAGGTTCGATGGGAGAGACCGTACGCTCGGTAATCAAACAATCTAGTGACACCATGAAAGACGGCGATGTATATGTATTGAATAGCCCTTACCACGGCGGTACGCATTTACCAGATATCACTGTAATCACACCGCTGTTTTATCATCAAAGTAAACAACCGTTGTTTTATGTAGCCTGCCGTGGGCATCACGCCGATATAGGCGGCATTACTCCAGGGTCGATGCCACCCAATAGCCAGCATATAGAAGAAGAAGGTGTGCTGATAGACAATTTTTTGTTGGTGCAAAACGGTTGCTTTGCGGAAGTAGCGCTTAGAAAAATGTTGCAACAAGCTACTTGGCCAGCACGTAATATAGATACCAATATCGACGATTTGAAAGCGCAGATCTCAGCAAACTATAAAGGCATTGCCGAACTCAAAAATATGATTAACGACTACGGATTGCAAACAGTATGCGCTTATATACAACATATACAGGATAACGCAGAGCAGGCGGTGCGCGACACAATAAAAAATCTATCCAACGGGCAATTCGTTTATCCTTTAGAGCACGGTGGTATTATCAAAGTTGCAATCTCGGTTAGCAAAGATAAAAAATCTGCAGTGGTAGACTTTACCGGCACTTCGCCACAAAGTGATACTAATTTTAACGCACCATCGGCAGTCGCACGCGCTGCAGTGTTATATGTTTTTCGCACCTTAGTCAATGCCGATATACCTTTGAACGAAGGATGCCTGAAACCTATACAGCTTATTATTCCACAAGGCAGTCTGCTGAGCCCGGACTACCCGGCAGCAGTCGTTGCTGGTAATGTAGAAACATCGCAAGCAATCGTCAATGCGCTGTATGGAGCTTTGGGGATACTCGCCGCTTCGCAAGGCACGATGAATAATGTAACCTTCGGTAACGAACAATTTCAATATTACGAAACACTATGCGGCGGTGCCGGTGCGGGTGCCAATTTTGACGGTGCCGATGCAGTGCATACGCACATGACAAACTCTAGACTCACCGACCCCGAAGTTCTAGAATCACGCTTCCCAGTATTATTGGAAAGCTTTAGCATTCGCAAAAACAGTGGTGGTAATGGCAAGCATAGAGGTGGTAGTGGTGTGTTGCGCAAAATATTATTCTTAGAGGAGATGAGTACCTCAATAGTGGCTAGTCATCGTACAATAGCACCTTTCGGATTGAACGGTGGTAGCCCTGGACTGTGTGGACACAACAGCGTGCAACGCAAAGATGGTAGCATAGAGCGACTGGCTGCGAGTGCAACCGTTGCGATGCAAGCAGGAGATAAGTTAATTATTGAAACGCCTGGTGGTGGCGGTTTCGGCAAACCATAG
- a CDS encoding HEAT repeat domain-containing protein — MEPTKEPIKGHRKKAPESSVNIFTDCTESGEILSILRGLGRLPICFNDSCIIPLVADPNQKIRFWSVKTLGKTKRIKNLNILEKVAKEDESTEVRREAISSIGRIRDKRILPILIQFLGDADPKVVLQAIRGLLVFKADPQVADELKKCAKHPNEMVQKIIEKEYFSKNSGKRTQQAHPESYAFLKNVIVSGDVREILQLVPDESFHLTFTSPPYYNARDYSIYKSYQEYLNFLEQVFSKTYDKTKEGRFLIVNTSPIIIPRVSRQHSSTRYPIPFDIHNFLVPIGWEFIDDIVWEKPESSVKNRNAGFLQHRKPLAYKPNAVTEYLMVYRKKTDKLIDWNIRQYDSDTVNKSKVKDGYETSNVWKIDPVYNKVHSAVFPTALCKRVIEYYSYQGDLIFDPFAGSGTLGRVAKSLGRFFFLTEKEPKYFHYMKSLYSKEGGLLEKEESRSTFLTLKEYKNTIKI, encoded by the coding sequence ATGGAACCTACTAAAGAACCTATAAAAGGTCACCGAAAAAAGGCACCCGAAAGTTCGGTGAACATATTTACTGACTGTACTGAGTCCGGAGAGATTCTTTCTATTTTACGAGGTTTAGGTCGTTTGCCTATTTGCTTCAATGATAGTTGTATTATACCTTTAGTAGCTGATCCCAATCAAAAAATCCGTTTCTGGTCGGTTAAGACATTAGGCAAGACCAAAAGAATAAAAAATTTGAATATTTTAGAGAAAGTAGCTAAGGAGGACGAATCAACCGAAGTTAGAAGAGAAGCAATTTCTTCTATTGGTAGGATTAGGGATAAGAGGATTCTTCCTATTTTGATTCAATTTCTCGGTGATGCCGATCCTAAAGTTGTATTACAAGCGATTAGAGGTCTTCTGGTTTTTAAAGCAGATCCTCAGGTTGCTGATGAGCTTAAAAAATGTGCGAAACATCCTAACGAGATGGTACAAAAGATAATTGAAAAAGAATATTTCTCAAAAAATTCAGGAAAGCGGACTCAGCAGGCTCACCCGGAATCCTATGCTTTCTTGAAAAATGTAATTGTATCTGGTGATGTGAGAGAGATATTACAGTTAGTTCCAGACGAGAGCTTTCATCTCACTTTTACTTCTCCTCCGTATTACAACGCCAGAGACTATTCTATTTATAAAAGTTATCAAGAATATCTGAATTTTCTAGAACAAGTCTTTAGCAAGACCTATGATAAAACTAAGGAAGGCCGTTTTCTGATAGTCAATACATCTCCGATTATTATTCCGAGAGTAAGCCGTCAACACTCCAGTACGCGGTATCCAATACCGTTTGATATTCATAATTTTTTAGTTCCTATAGGTTGGGAGTTCATTGACGATATAGTTTGGGAAAAACCTGAGTCAAGCGTTAAAAATAGAAATGCAGGCTTTTTACAGCACAGAAAGCCTTTAGCATATAAGCCGAATGCTGTGACTGAGTATTTGATGGTTTATAGAAAGAAAACCGATAAATTAATAGACTGGAATATTCGCCAATACGACTCGGACACTGTTAACAAAAGTAAAGTGAAGGACGGTTACGAAACATCTAATGTATGGAAAATTGACCCTGTCTATAACAAAGTTCATTCGGCAGTTTTCCCTACCGCTTTATGTAAGCGAGTTATAGAGTATTATTCCTATCAGGGTGATTTGATTTTTGACCCGTTTGCTGGAAGTGGTACTTTAGGCAGAGTTGCTAAAAGTCTTGGTAGATTTTTTTTCCTTACCGAAAAAGAACCTAAGTATTTCCATTATATGAAATCCCTTTATTCCAAAGAGGGTGGTTTATTAGAAAAAGAGGAAAGCAGAAGCACATTTTTAACTCTAAAGGAATATAAGAATACTATCAAAATATGA
- a CDS encoding CfrBI family restriction endonuclease, which yields MTLTEQVIKNIIKKLLKSEDYRIEIISLIDAVFLQFTIEFFKKIIAAKLNNQDITVDWYKKELLDSALPAKELAINSGLNMKTIVNMFNSGKKEIVINAADDHYDTLYNLIESLIDAEDGMELKLTLKFNEVSVELNVSETLVVVNTLAVKRAAIRGGLWSTAGKRVEKPLMLTLCKLYEVSSNNYRMHISNADHRDDFDREVDFYLLRGDAEFKCEVKLIGKGNPESADAVIARGSKVFVADKLSDTNKAQLNSLGVEWVALRDNNGFHRFATVLRKLKIPFTDNNFKDVDSRIEQIFNEIFT from the coding sequence ATGACCCTAACGGAACAAGTTATAAAAAACATAATAAAAAAACTGCTTAAAAGCGAGGACTATAGAATAGAAATCATCAGTCTTATAGATGCTGTGTTTTTACAATTCACGATAGAATTTTTCAAAAAAATTATCGCAGCTAAATTAAATAATCAAGATATAACTGTAGATTGGTACAAAAAAGAACTTTTAGATTCTGCACTTCCTGCCAAAGAGCTAGCAATAAATTCTGGTTTGAATATGAAGACTATAGTCAATATGTTTAACTCTGGGAAAAAGGAAATAGTTATAAATGCCGCCGATGATCATTATGATACCTTGTATAACTTGATTGAATCTCTTATTGATGCAGAAGATGGGATGGAATTGAAATTAACTCTAAAATTTAATGAAGTTAGTGTTGAGTTGAATGTGAGTGAAACACTGGTAGTTGTTAATACATTGGCCGTAAAAAGGGCTGCGATAAGAGGTGGTTTGTGGAGTACGGCAGGGAAGCGAGTTGAGAAACCGTTAATGCTAACCTTATGTAAGCTGTACGAGGTTTCATCTAACAATTATCGAATGCACATATCAAATGCAGACCACAGAGATGATTTTGATAGGGAAGTTGATTTCTACTTATTACGAGGTGATGCGGAATTTAAGTGCGAAGTAAAATTGATAGGAAAAGGCAATCCGGAGAGCGCGGATGCTGTGATAGCGAGAGGTAGTAAAGTTTTTGTAGCTGATAAATTGTCGGATACTAATAAGGCACAACTAAATAGCCTCGGCGTAGAGTGGGTTGCTTTAAGAGATAACAATGGCTTTCACAGGTTCGCAACCGTACTTAGAAAACTTAAGATTCCTTTTACTGATAATAATTTTAAGGATGTAGATAGTCGCATTGAACAGATATTCAATGAAATATTTACATAA
- the argH gene encoding argininosuccinate lyase, whose translation MSKEHTKSKLWSGRFTETTERQVELFTASLEYDRRFYAEDIEASTAHVKVLLKAQVLTEQEAESLIAGLAQIKKEITEGRFNYDTSLEDIHMNIEACLIERLGDVGKKLHTGRSRNDQVATDFRLYLRGQIDLLLEKIHQLQRGLLELAEREAETVMPAYTHLQVAQPISFGHHLLAWFEMLKRDVARLKDTRKRVNVLPLGSAACAGTVYDLDRRYAAELLGFDAISDNSLDAVSDRDFAVEFCSCCALLLSHLSRVCEELVLWSSQQFDFVTLAERFCTGSSIMPQKKNPDVAELIRGKSSRTSGALVALLMLMKGQPLAYNRDNQEDKAIVYEALDATLPSVVILAELIPTIKANRAKMLEAAQSGFSTATDLADYLVGKKVPFRDAHRIVGQAVKLAVQQDCALDALPIEQLQALHPTLDSSALKVLNPKTAIQNKRTHGGTAGVRQRIADARAYLDV comes from the coding sequence ATGAGCAAAGAACATACTAAAAGCAAATTGTGGAGCGGACGTTTTACTGAAACCACTGAGCGGCAAGTCGAACTTTTTACTGCATCGCTAGAATACGATAGGCGTTTTTACGCGGAGGATATAGAAGCCTCTACTGCGCATGTCAAAGTATTGCTGAAGGCGCAGGTATTAACTGAGCAAGAAGCAGAATCTCTGATTGCCGGCTTAGCGCAAATCAAAAAAGAAATAACCGAAGGTCGTTTTAATTACGATACCTCGCTTGAAGACATACACATGAATATAGAGGCTTGCTTGATAGAGCGATTGGGTGATGTAGGCAAGAAATTACATACCGGCCGTTCGCGTAATGATCAGGTGGCAACCGACTTTAGACTTTATCTACGCGGTCAAATAGATTTATTGCTAGAAAAAATACACCAACTGCAGCGAGGTCTGCTTGAACTCGCCGAGCGCGAAGCGGAAACCGTGATGCCGGCTTACACGCATCTGCAGGTCGCTCAACCGATCTCTTTCGGTCATCATCTGTTGGCTTGGTTCGAGATGCTAAAGCGCGATGTTGCCCGCCTTAAGGATACCCGTAAACGGGTCAATGTGTTACCGTTGGGAAGTGCTGCTTGCGCTGGTACCGTATATGATCTGGACAGACGCTATGCCGCCGAATTACTGGGCTTTGACGCGATATCGGATAATTCCTTGGATGCGGTCTCAGACCGCGACTTTGCCGTCGAGTTCTGCTCGTGTTGTGCACTACTGCTGTCGCATTTGTCGCGAGTGTGCGAAGAACTAGTGCTATGGTCGTCGCAACAGTTTGATTTCGTCACACTGGCAGAACGCTTTTGCACTGGGTCATCGATTATGCCGCAGAAGAAAAACCCTGATGTAGCCGAACTGATACGCGGCAAAAGTAGCCGCACAAGTGGTGCATTGGTAGCGCTATTGATGTTGATGAAAGGACAACCTTTGGCGTATAACCGCGACAATCAAGAAGACAAAGCGATAGTCTATGAAGCGCTAGACGCAACTTTACCGTCCGTTGTGATACTCGCCGAACTGATACCGACTATCAAAGCCAATCGTGCAAAAATGTTAGAAGCTGCGCAGAGTGGCTTTTCTACGGCAACAGATCTAGCCGACTATTTGGTTGGTAAAAAAGTGCCCTTTCGCGACGCACACCGTATAGTCGGACAGGCGGTCAAGCTCGCTGTGCAGCAGGACTGTGCGCTGGATGCTCTGCCGATAGAACAATTACAAGCACTGCATCCGACACTGGATAGTAGTGCACTTAAAGTATTAAATCCTAAAACCGCAATACAAAATAAACGCACGCACGGCGGCACTGCCGGCGTCCGCCAACGAATTGCCGATGCTCGCGCTTATCTCGATGTATAG
- a CDS encoding threonylcarbamoyl-AMP synthase gives MNIHEQLLNARDTINRGGIVAYPTEAVYGLGCNPMNEQAVHRLSVIKERPPDKSYILIADDFSHLRPFCATIDASRWQPIRSSWPGPYTWIFPATELCPRWLCDREAGIAVRVTAHPVAAELSKLCGHALVSTSANISGQAPAKTWQAVAATFKDKIDYIVNAKVSDLDGNPTVIRDAMSGQRLR, from the coding sequence ATGAATATACACGAACAATTACTAAACGCGCGCGATACGATTAATCGAGGAGGAATTGTCGCCTATCCGACCGAAGCAGTATACGGTTTGGGTTGCAACCCTATGAACGAGCAAGCTGTGCATCGTTTATCGGTAATAAAAGAACGACCGCCTGATAAAAGCTATATTCTAATAGCCGACGACTTCTCCCATCTGCGTCCTTTTTGTGCAACTATAGATGCATCTCGTTGGCAACCTATCCGTAGCAGTTGGCCAGGACCTTATACATGGATATTTCCAGCCACAGAATTGTGTCCGCGTTGGCTTTGTGATAGGGAAGCCGGTATCGCGGTGCGAGTAACTGCCCACCCTGTTGCAGCTGAGCTATCTAAACTTTGCGGACACGCATTGGTTTCCACCAGTGCCAATATCAGCGGCCAAGCACCGGCTAAAACATGGCAAGCGGTTGCAGCTACATTCAAGGATAAGATTGATTATATCGTCAACGCTAAGGTCTCCGACCTCGACGGCAATCCGACGGTTATTCGCGATGCAATGAGTGGCCAACGGCTACGATAG
- the hemF gene encoding oxygen-dependent coproporphyrinogen oxidase — protein MNIESVTDYLLGLQSRLCRVLSQFEENASFTEDPWHSKLGKGRTHIFSGGQVLERAGVNFSYVHGDKLPPAALSETAARSVDGAFEATGISIVVHPLNPHVPTVHCNLRFFKLDDTANVSHWWFGGGYDLTPYYPYREDVVDWHRAAHSACAPFGDDVYNRYKKWCDEYFYIKHRAETRGVGGLFFDNLNEWGFDKCFSFMRSIGDSFATIYPVIVDRRYQTPHDKRQREFQLYRRGRYVEFNLVYDRGTLFGLQSGGRVESILMSLPPQVRWHYDWQPEHGSAEEDLYVNYLKPRDWLGVKNTNDE, from the coding sequence ATGAACATAGAATCGGTGACTGATTATCTACTCGGATTGCAAAGCCGACTATGTCGTGTGTTGAGCCAATTCGAAGAAAATGCATCTTTCACCGAAGATCCTTGGCATAGCAAGCTGGGTAAAGGGCGTACGCATATATTTTCTGGTGGACAGGTTTTGGAGAGGGCAGGGGTTAATTTTTCATATGTCCATGGTGATAAGCTACCGCCGGCGGCGCTGTCGGAAACCGCTGCGCGATCTGTCGACGGGGCGTTTGAAGCGACCGGAATATCCATAGTCGTTCACCCGTTGAATCCTCATGTGCCTACCGTGCATTGTAATCTGCGCTTCTTCAAGTTGGACGATACCGCCAATGTGTCGCACTGGTGGTTTGGCGGTGGCTACGATTTAACGCCTTATTATCCTTATCGCGAGGATGTGGTAGATTGGCATCGGGCAGCACATTCGGCGTGTGCGCCGTTCGGCGATGATGTGTATAATCGTTATAAAAAGTGGTGCGACGAATATTTCTATATTAAACATCGTGCTGAGACCCGCGGGGTAGGTGGCTTGTTTTTTGATAATCTGAACGAATGGGGTTTTGATAAGTGTTTCTCTTTTATGCGTAGTATCGGCGATAGTTTTGCTACAATTTACCCAGTTATCGTCGATCGGCGTTATCAGACCCCGCACGATAAGAGGCAACGAGAGTTCCAACTATATAGACGCGGTCGTTATGTGGAATTTAATTTGGTTTACGATCGTGGTACTTTGTTCGGCTTACAATCCGGTGGGCGCGTAGAATCTATATTGATGTCGCTACCGCCGCAAGTAAGGTGGCACTACGATTGGCAGCCCGAACACGGTAGTGCCGAAGAGGATTTGTATGTCAATTACCTAAAACCGCGGGATTGGCTGGGAGTGAAAAATACGAACGATGAATAG